A window of Dasypus novemcinctus isolate mDasNov1 unplaced genomic scaffold, mDasNov1.1.hap2 scaffold_183, whole genome shotgun sequence contains these coding sequences:
- the LOC131272921 gene encoding protein S100-B-like: MSELEKAVVALIDVFHQYSGKEGDKHKLKKSELKELINNELSHFLEEIKEQEVVDKVMETLDSDGDGECDFQEFMAFVAVVTSACHELFEHE, from the exons GTGGTGGCCCTCATCGATGTTTTCCATCAGTATTCCGGGAAGGAGGGCGACAAGCACAAGCTGAAGAAGTCTGAACTCAAGGAGCTCATCAACAACGAGCTTTCCCACTTTTTAGAG GAAATCAAAGAGCAGGAGGTTGTGGATAAAGTCATGGAAACGCTGGACAGTGATGGAGACGGCGAATGTGACTTCCAGGAATTTATGGCTTTCGTTGCCGTGGTTACCAGTGCCTGCCATGAGTTATTTGAACATGAGTGA